One genomic window of Magnolia sinica isolate HGM2019 chromosome 3, MsV1, whole genome shotgun sequence includes the following:
- the LOC131239163 gene encoding endoglucanase-like codes for MTQLLLEQIWPYILDIRVLLLINMNTSVFQITYTSIGDGNSDHQCWERPEDIDTPRTLYKITATSPGTEVAGEAAAALASASLAFKDVDSNYSSSLLISSISLFEFADNYRGSYQASCPFYCSYSGYHDELLWAAAWLFKASKDSKYMRFVMENKGWSQPVSEFSWDNKFAGAQTLLAKEYVAGNTKLGNYKSDADSFVCALMPGSSTVQIQTTTGGLLYTRDNNNMQYATSASLILLVYSKTIHRGGFGTIQCGSLYFSAMQIRAFAKSQVDYILGKNQLGMSYMVGFGVKYPMQLHHRGASIPSIRAHPTKVGCSEGYSTWYAANTPNPNSNVGAIVEGPNSNDQFNDIRSDYSHLEPTTYINTAFIGSLAAMLGGNGCLQVIGTHANHTNLLVM; via the exons ATGACGCAACTTCTCTTGGAGCAGATATGGCCATACATCCTTGATATACGTGTCCtactcctcatcaatatgaacacaAGTGTCTTTCAAATCACCTACAcatct ATCGGTGATGGAAACTCTGATCACCAATGCTGGGAGCGCCCTGAAGACATAGATACCCCTCGAACATTATATAAGATCACTGCCACTTCTCCAGGCACGGAGGTGGCTGGTGAAGCTGCCGCTGCCCTTGCTTCTGCATCCTTAGCATTCAAGGACGTTGATTCTAACTATTCATCAAGCCTATTGATTAGTTCAATATCA CTTTTTGAGTTTGCTGACAACTACAGAGGATCTTATCAAGCTTCATGTCCTTTCTATTGTTCCTACTCTGGCTATCAC GATGAGCTATTGTGGGCGGCTGCTTGGCTATTCAAAGCAAGTAAAGACTCAAAATACATGAGGTTTGTAATGGAAAACAAAGGATGGAGTCAACCTGTTTCCGAATTTAGTTGGGACAACAAATTTGCTGGAGCACAGACATTACTAGCAAAG GAATACGTGGCTGGGAACACAAAACTGGGAAACTATAAGAGTGATGCCGATTCGTTCGTATGTGCATTGATGCCAGGAAGCAGCACTGTGCAAATTCAAACAACCACAg GAGGGCTGCTGTACACACGAGATAATAACAACATGCAATATGCTACGAGTGCTTCTCTCATATTGCTTGTCTACTCCAAAACGATACATAGGGGAGGATTTGGTACAATCCAGTGTGGCTCACTTTACTTTTCAGCAATGCAAATCAGAGCATTTGCTAAATCACAG GTGGATTATATACTAGGAAAGAATCAGCTGGGCATGTCATACATGGTGGGATTCGGTGTCAAATACCCTATGCAACTACACCACAGAGGTGCATCCATCCCTTCCATCAGAGCTCACCCAACCAAGGTGGGATGCAGTGAGGGTTACTCTACCTGGTATGCTGCAAACACGCCAAATCCAAACAGTAATGTGGGTGCAATTGTTGAAGGTCCAAATTCCAATGACCAGTTTAATGACATCCGATCTGACTACTCGCACTTGGAGCCGACCACCTACATCAATACAGCATTCATTGGTTCCTTGGCTGCAATGCTCGGGGGAAATGGGTGCTTGCAGGTCATAGGCACCCATGCAAACCATACTAATTTACTAGTAATGTAA